In Campylobacter sp. VBCF_01 NA2, one DNA window encodes the following:
- a CDS encoding 4Fe-4S dicluster domain-containing protein, giving the protein MSKIHQIVITNPELCIGCKACEKACVKESIKRGKLGITRIRVFKVEKTSSTNQCRQCDDAPCAVVCPSGALQNLTDFVHLNEHLCVGCGLCTVACPYGAVSLDSTGVFGVEKDANYLSQPGFPSLAVKCDICDGREEGSACVEACPKGAIIMLDSNSEHKIGKKLKNTENMQNFIKAISDRDVDLSEFMAPPAPKPAPEASVAEKPAEKVAEKVALDTASAPQSAPDQKPAEKLASQTAPALTPAPAEKVVQKPAPQKVEAKTEPKVEAKPSDEIKPQKVASKPKKESKGAKNPNLKSNDNKDDNA; this is encoded by the coding sequence GTGAGTAAAATTCATCAAATTGTAATCACAAATCCGGAGCTTTGCATAGGTTGTAAGGCGTGCGAGAAGGCTTGTGTTAAAGAATCTATAAAACGCGGCAAACTAGGAATTACACGCATTAGAGTATTCAAAGTAGAAAAAACCTCTTCTACAAACCAATGTCGCCAATGCGACGATGCTCCATGCGCCGTAGTTTGCCCAAGCGGTGCTTTGCAAAATTTAACAGATTTTGTCCATCTCAATGAGCATTTATGCGTCGGCTGTGGGCTTTGCACCGTAGCCTGTCCGTATGGCGCCGTCTCATTAGATAGCACTGGTGTTTTTGGAGTCGAAAAAGACGCGAACTATCTTAGCCAACCGGGATTTCCAAGTCTCGCTGTCAAATGCGATATTTGTGATGGTAGAGAGGAGGGCTCGGCCTGTGTCGAAGCCTGTCCAAAAGGTGCGATTATAATGCTAGATTCAAATTCAGAGCATAAAATCGGAAAAAAACTCAAAAATACGGAAAATATGCAAAATTTCATCAAGGCTATCAGCGATAGAGATGTTGATCTAAGCGAGTTCATGGCTCCACCTGCGCCAAAACCTGCGCCAGAAGCGAGCGTGGCTGAAAAACCAGCTGAAAAAGTGGCTGAAAAAGTGGCTCTTGATACGGCTTCTGCGCCACAGAGTGCGCCAGATCAAAAACCAGCTGAAAAACTAGCCTCACAAACAGCTCCTGCCCTAACTCCTGCGCCAGCTGAGAAAGTAGTCCAAAAACCAGCTCCTCAAAAGGTCGAAGCAAAAACCGAGCCAAAAGTAGAAGCTAAGCCTAGTGATGAGATAAAACCGCAAAAAGTAGCCTCTAAACCGAAAAAAGAGAGCAAAGGGGCAAAAAATCCGAATTTGAAATCTAACGATAATAAGGATGACAATGCTTGA
- a CDS encoding proton-conducting transporter transmembrane domain-containing protein has product MLEFIFISYLLIGVISLALYNSQKTALYFGFISNAAISVVGALYFLSQLHGSSEFVLRGFLFEPSFLLTPLGAFFSFIVCFIGAMSAIYSLGYLQNFKLNFAVKSALFSFFMLSMLMVISSNDVFGFVVLWELMTLVSALMLKFNDTPSSNFTVMLYLGVAQVGAFCIVIAFLIMAHSAGSLHFSDWNFNASSLFICILLFIGFGTKAGLAPFHVWSPLAYPLANSNVSALFSSAMSKVAIFGLIKFMLIAKIPASFALAMMILGAFGAVWGIIFAALQNEYKKLIAYSSVENMGIILLALGAGLYGLATANNILAAFGLAGAILHSLNHSVFKAVLFFAAGNIYNASKKLKINSLGGLAKFMPITAFCSLIAVLSIVAIPLFNGFASEWLIYKALLSKTDPGISRLVFALSTIGLTLAGVLCAFAFVKFYGLIFSGKAKGEYREASIFSLVPMVILALFCVILALSSPMFVSKIWSFMPVSDSGATLSFSLLWLCLIAMLILPFVILLAFKSPFDKPKLSDPWANGFKFSNDFLPNSNTAVGDLRRVLAKFMCIKMRKKGSSYSIVVKDVFMEYIYKPIIDINMKIADKIAIMQNGKSATYAFYMVLYLGILGVGIFYFFGGKL; this is encoded by the coding sequence ATGCTTGAATTTATTTTTATTTCATACTTATTAATAGGCGTTATCAGCTTAGCTCTTTATAATTCGCAAAAGACTGCTTTGTATTTTGGATTTATTTCAAATGCCGCTATTTCGGTAGTGGGCGCGCTGTATTTCCTATCGCAACTGCATGGAAGTAGCGAATTTGTGCTTAGGGGATTTTTGTTTGAACCAAGCTTTTTGCTAACGCCTTTGGGTGCATTTTTTAGTTTTATAGTATGTTTTATAGGCGCGATGAGTGCGATTTATTCGCTTGGATATTTGCAAAATTTCAAGTTAAATTTCGCTGTAAAATCTGCGCTTTTTAGCTTTTTTATGCTAAGCATGCTAATGGTTATTAGTAGTAACGATGTCTTTGGATTCGTGGTTTTATGGGAGTTAATGACGCTAGTTTCTGCGCTAATGCTCAAATTCAACGACACTCCAAGTTCAAATTTCACAGTTATGCTATATCTTGGCGTGGCGCAAGTGGGCGCGTTTTGTATCGTTATAGCGTTTTTGATTATGGCGCATAGTGCTGGAAGTTTGCATTTTAGCGACTGGAATTTCAATGCTTCATCTTTATTTATTTGCATTTTGCTTTTCATCGGATTTGGCACGAAGGCTGGTCTTGCACCGTTTCATGTGTGGAGCCCGCTAGCATATCCTCTTGCAAATTCAAATGTCTCAGCGTTATTTAGTTCTGCGATGAGTAAGGTCGCGATTTTTGGTTTGATTAAATTTATGTTAATTGCCAAAATTCCTGCCTCTTTTGCCTTAGCTATGATGATTTTGGGCGCATTTGGTGCTGTTTGGGGTATCATTTTTGCTGCGCTTCAAAACGAGTATAAAAAACTAATCGCATATAGTTCTGTCGAAAATATGGGAATTATCCTGCTAGCACTTGGTGCTGGACTTTATGGGCTTGCTACTGCAAATAATATTTTAGCAGCCTTTGGTTTGGCTGGTGCGATTTTACATAGCTTAAATCACAGCGTGTTCAAGGCTGTTTTGTTCTTTGCTGCTGGAAATATCTACAATGCAAGCAAAAAGCTAAAAATCAACTCTTTGGGCGGTTTGGCAAAATTTATGCCAATCACTGCGTTTTGTTCGCTAATAGCCGTGTTGAGCATAGTCGCAATTCCGCTATTTAACGGCTTTGCGAGCGAGTGGCTGATATATAAAGCACTTTTATCAAAAACAGATCCTGGAATTTCAAGATTAGTTTTTGCGCTTTCAACTATCGGTTTGACGCTAGCTGGTGTGCTTTGTGCGTTTGCCTTCGTTAAATTTTACGGATTAATATTTAGTGGCAAAGCCAAAGGCGAGTATAGGGAGGCTTCGATTTTCTCACTCGTGCCTATGGTAATTTTGGCGCTTTTCTGCGTGATTTTGGCTCTTTCATCGCCTATGTTTGTAAGCAAAATTTGGTCATTTATGCCAGTATCAGATAGTGGAGCGACGCTATCGTTTTCATTGCTTTGGCTATGTTTGATTGCTATGCTAATCTTGCCATTTGTGATTTTGCTAGCTTTTAAATCGCCATTTGATAAACCAAAACTAAGCGATCCATGGGCGAACGGATTTAAATTTAGCAATGATTTCTTGCCAAATTCAAACACAGCCGTAGGCGATTTAAGACGAGTTTTGGCTAAATTTATGTGCATAAAAATGCGCAAAAAAGGCAGCTCTTACAGCATTGTCGTAAAAGATGTTTTTATGGAATATATCTATAAGCCTATAATTGATATAAATATGAAAATAGCCGATAAAATCGCCATTATGCAAAATGGCAAGAGTGCGACTTACGCATTTTATATGGTGCTTTATCTTGGCATTTTAGGCGTGGGAATATTTTACTTTTTTGGAGGCAAACTATGA
- a CDS encoding respiratory chain complex I subunit 1 family protein, producing MILQLLLALALMPLFDGICRSLRAKIQSRQGPPIWQTYYDLLKLLRRKRTAPNSAHFVFKWTPYLLVAIGAFLVMLTAARCEAVSDLIVIVYLLVAFRVILNLAAFDSLNPFAAIGANRENMLALYAEPIMICGVIVVCAMFGDTNLVKIHQAVINGEIGAKASFIVAGIVFLWAVYIEMSRKPFDIAEAEQEVQEGVVAEFSGRDLALIDIGAMLKQFAVICLFVKIFIPFGFNNLLLDCIFTIILVELATTLAVLIDNFGPRYAMLSTLKLNASWMLGLGILSVILFAAGV from the coding sequence ATGATATTACAACTACTTTTAGCTCTTGCCTTGATGCCACTATTTGACGGTATTTGTCGAAGTTTGCGTGCAAAAATCCAGTCTCGTCAAGGACCTCCGATTTGGCAAACTTATTATGATTTGTTAAAACTTTTGCGCAGAAAGCGAACAGCTCCAAATTCAGCCCATTTTGTCTTTAAATGGACGCCGTATTTGCTCGTGGCAATCGGAGCATTTTTGGTAATGCTAACGGCTGCTAGGTGCGAGGCGGTTTCGGATTTGATCGTCATCGTGTATCTGCTTGTCGCATTTAGAGTTATTCTAAATTTAGCGGCATTTGATAGCCTAAACCCATTTGCGGCAATCGGAGCAAACAGAGAAAATATGCTTGCTCTTTATGCTGAGCCTATTATGATTTGCGGTGTAATCGTGGTTTGTGCGATGTTTGGCGATACAAATTTGGTCAAAATTCACCAAGCTGTGATAAATGGCGAAATCGGCGCAAAAGCATCGTTTATAGTCGCTGGGATTGTGTTTTTATGGGCTGTTTATATCGAAATGTCAAGAAAGCCTTTTGATATAGCAGAAGCAGAACAAGAGGTCCAAGAAGGTGTCGTGGCTGAATTTAGCGGTAGAGATTTAGCACTCATCGACATTGGTGCTATGTTAAAACAATTTGCTGTAATTTGCCTGTTTGTTAAAATTTTTATCCCATTTGGGTTTAATAATTTGCTTTTAGATTGCATTTTTACGATAATCTTGGTCGAATTAGCCACAACGCTTGCTGTGCTAATTGATAACTTCGGTCCTAGGTATGCAATGCTTTCGACTTTGAAATTAAACGCTTCGTGGATGCTAGGACTTGGCATTTTAAGCGTGATTTTGTTTGCTGCGGGGGTTTGA
- the hyfE gene encoding hydrogenase 4 membrane subunit: protein MEVFAILLMMISLAVFSFRDYRISISLYALNTLCLVTLFFIMAAKFGAGELYSWAIIAVITKVILVPAILFFTLIRIDEKHENDPYTGFFLSPVIAFAFSIGLAYLLTPIFMKFAIIQNEFVICAAIFTFWIGVCGFILRRSFLKQILAYCLIENAVHLNLATNACNASSLVELGILSDAVFGIAIMAILAVRYKEVFGSQNTNLASELKG from the coding sequence ATGGAAGTGTTTGCAATACTTTTAATGATGATTTCTTTGGCGGTATTTTCGTTTAGGGATTATAGAATTTCAATTTCTCTTTATGCGTTAAATACCCTTTGTTTGGTGACACTATTTTTTATCATGGCGGCCAAATTTGGAGCTGGCGAGCTGTATTCGTGGGCGATAATCGCGGTCATTACCAAGGTGATTTTGGTGCCTGCGATACTTTTCTTTACACTTATTAGAATCGATGAAAAGCACGAAAACGACCCATACACTGGCTTTTTCTTATCGCCTGTGATAGCTTTTGCTTTTTCGATTGGGCTAGCTTATCTTTTGACGCCAATCTTTATGAAATTTGCAATTATTCAAAATGAATTTGTCATTTGTGCTGCGATTTTTACATTTTGGATTGGGGTTTGCGGATTTATTTTAAGAAGGTCGTTTTTAAAACAAATTTTGGCTTATTGTTTGATAGAAAACGCGGTTCATCTAAATTTAGCCACAAACGCTTGTAATGCTAGTTCGCTAGTCGAACTTGGAATTTTAAGCGACGCTGTGTTTGGAATCGCGATTATGGCTATTTTGGCAGTTAGATACAAAGAGGTCTTTGGTAGCCAAAATACGAATTTAGCCAGCGAGTTAAAGGGTTGA
- a CDS encoding proton-conducting transporter transmembrane domain-containing protein: protein MIICLLLILPLIFAALIYFVPDNKIKVANLAFALIICAVIFKAISLIGYSPLFALNKMLFLDSLGGIYLTIIGITGTLVTLYFPTYLGWRDESPKKIKKMLVLAYITTFAMILSAVANDIAIMWAAVEATTLSSVFMVVYNKKKQIVEAGYKYVMVCSLGLAFAMLATILLYSSGGILFTDLIDKKIDPLTMKVIFILALVGFGTKAGLVPTHTWLPDAHAQGPSPTSAVLSGIVLKVAMLALIRYYFIAANSVGMEFVMDTMLVSGVITLYVAGYFLVTQHDVKRMLAYHSVVHMGVIAFALGVGGKIGVAAALFHCLAHSLTKALAFLTTGNTWRIYQTNNMHKMGGLAYTAPLTCVFFGISICSLVGVPAFAIFVSEFMTFTQAILTERYVVAIIFAIALAVIFIADFSHFFLASFGKNQSELKYDKEMSLFENLPLIFLGFFVIAFGLWKFEFFWNLLDLSVNLIKDLR, encoded by the coding sequence ATGATAATATGTTTATTGCTTATTTTGCCGTTAATATTTGCGGCGTTGATTTATTTCGTGCCTGATAACAAGATAAAAGTCGCAAATTTAGCCTTTGCGCTAATTATTTGTGCGGTTATTTTTAAAGCTATTTCGCTTATAGGATATTCGCCACTTTTCGCGCTAAATAAAATGCTGTTTTTAGATAGCTTGGGTGGAATTTATCTGACAATCATCGGCATTACGGGGACTTTGGTAACGCTATATTTTCCTACCTATCTTGGTTGGAGAGATGAAAGCCCTAAAAAAATCAAAAAAATGCTAGTTTTAGCCTATATCACGACATTTGCTATGATACTTTCTGCCGTGGCAAATGATATTGCTATCATGTGGGCGGCTGTCGAAGCGACAACGCTAAGTAGTGTTTTTATGGTTGTTTATAACAAGAAAAAACAAATCGTAGAAGCCGGTTATAAATATGTAATGGTCTGTTCTCTTGGTCTAGCATTTGCTATGCTGGCTACTATTTTGCTTTATTCAAGCGGCGGGATTTTATTTACGGATTTGATTGATAAAAAAATCGATCCGCTTACGATGAAGGTTATTTTTATCTTAGCTCTTGTGGGATTTGGCACAAAAGCAGGTCTTGTTCCAACTCATACTTGGCTTCCTGACGCTCACGCACAAGGTCCATCTCCGACTTCTGCTGTGCTTAGCGGTATCGTGCTAAAAGTGGCAATGCTAGCTCTCATTAGATACTATTTTATCGCCGCAAATTCAGTCGGCATGGAATTTGTAATGGATACTATGCTTGTAAGTGGTGTGATTACTCTTTATGTGGCTGGGTATTTCTTGGTAACTCAACACGATGTAAAACGCATGCTTGCTTATCACAGCGTAGTTCATATGGGTGTTATCGCATTTGCTTTGGGAGTTGGCGGAAAAATCGGCGTAGCGGCAGCACTTTTCCATTGCCTAGCTCACAGCCTTACAAAAGCCCTAGCTTTCCTTACCACGGGAAATACTTGGAGAATTTACCAAACAAACAACATGCACAAAATGGGTGGTCTAGCATACACTGCACCGCTTACTTGCGTGTTTTTTGGAATTTCGATTTGCTCACTTGTTGGAGTTCCAGCTTTTGCGATTTTCGTAAGCGAATTTATGACTTTTACACAAGCAATTTTGACAGAGCGATATGTCGTAGCGATTATTTTTGCGATTGCATTAGCAGTTATTTTCATAGCGGACTTTTCACACTTTTTCTTAGCTTCATTTGGCAAAAACCAAAGCGAGTTAAAATACGATAAAGAGATGAGTTTGTTTGAAAATTTACCGCTTATATTTTTGGGCTTTTTTGTTATTGCTTTCGGACTTTGGAAATTTGAGTTTTTCTGGAATTTGCTTGATTTGAGCGTGAATTTAATAAAGGATTTAAGATGA
- a CDS encoding NADH-quinone oxidoreductase subunit C, with amino-acid sequence MIGDLYISQIESEFNILETTRQTDKQITILVDRNDLPAVVNKLYYGIGGWLVTMVANDERSINKHFALYYVLSMEGSKFSQDDELEEKCFITVKTLIPADDPVYPSVTPLVKAAVWYEREAFDLFGLRAEGLIDPRRLAMSDDWPLDLYPLRKDEMNYKFRPDPLSIEPDYEFKKPKGVNTQAIPLGPLHITADEPGHFRLYCDGDTIVDADYRLYYEHRGMEKLAENRMNYTQMAFLAERVCGICGFAHSIAMARATENAMGLEIPERAQALRIMSAEVERLHSNLLNIGLACEVTGNYTAFMHVFRVREYTLDLAQILTGGRKTYGTVTVGGMRRDIRAKEIKEILNLLSKIEQEFEDVWEVIINDERQMSRWKGIGVLDPQVGRDYGSVGPTIRASGFKRDVRYDYPDEFTKKLKFNINTETSCDVYGRVKVRYHDTKDAINVIRQCIDIMPGGDIIVSSDYRVKPNSYAIGYIEAPRGEDIHWIMQSGSQKVYRWRVKAPTFSNWPALAHQLRGYTVADAALIVCSLDPCYSCTERLTVVDIKSGKSKILAGKELKAICQKGN; translated from the coding sequence ATGATAGGTGATTTATACATTAGTCAAATCGAAAGCGAATTTAACATACTTGAAACCACTAGACAAACCGATAAACAAATAACGATTTTGGTCGATAGAAACGACCTGCCTGCTGTGGTAAATAAACTATACTATGGTATCGGCGGTTGGTTAGTGACGATGGTAGCAAACGATGAAAGGTCTATCAATAAACATTTTGCGCTTTATTATGTGCTTTCTATGGAGGGTTCTAAATTTAGCCAAGATGATGAATTAGAAGAGAAATGCTTTATAACCGTTAAAACTCTAATTCCGGCTGATGATCCTGTTTATCCGTCAGTTACGCCGCTCGTTAAGGCTGCTGTTTGGTATGAAAGAGAAGCTTTTGATCTCTTTGGGCTTAGAGCAGAAGGGCTAATAGATCCAAGAAGACTTGCTATGAGTGATGATTGGCCGCTAGATTTATATCCGCTTAGAAAAGATGAGATGAATTATAAATTTCGTCCAGATCCGCTAAGCATAGAGCCTGATTATGAATTTAAAAAGCCAAAGGGAGTAAATACCCAAGCCATTCCGCTTGGACCGCTTCATATCACGGCTGATGAACCGGGACATTTTAGGCTCTATTGTGACGGCGATACGATTGTAGATGCGGATTATAGGCTGTATTATGAGCACAGAGGCATGGAAAAACTAGCTGAAAATCGTATGAACTACACTCAAATGGCATTTTTAGCCGAGAGAGTTTGTGGAATTTGCGGTTTTGCGCACTCTATCGCTATGGCAAGAGCCACAGAAAACGCTATGGGGCTAGAAATCCCTGAACGCGCGCAGGCACTCCGTATAATGAGCGCAGAGGTCGAAAGACTTCACTCAAACCTCTTAAATATCGGTTTAGCGTGCGAGGTTACAGGAAACTATACTGCATTTATGCATGTATTTAGAGTGCGTGAATACACACTCGATTTGGCCCAAATTTTAACAGGTGGCAGGAAAACTTACGGCACGGTAACCGTAGGCGGTATGAGACGAGATATCAGAGCCAAAGAGATAAAAGAGATTTTAAATTTGCTCTCTAAAATCGAGCAAGAATTCGAAGATGTCTGGGAAGTCATCATAAATGATGAAAGACAAATGTCTCGCTGGAAGGGAATTGGCGTTTTGGATCCGCAAGTTGGCAGGGATTATGGCTCAGTAGGACCTACAATTAGGGCTAGTGGATTTAAGCGAGATGTTCGCTACGATTACCCTGATGAATTTACGAAAAAACTCAAATTTAACATAAATACCGAAACTAGTTGCGATGTCTATGGCAGGGTCAAGGTGCGCTACCACGACACAAAAGACGCGATTAATGTGATTAGGCAGTGTATAGATATAATGCCAGGTGGCGATATCATCGTAAGTAGCGATTATAGGGTTAAACCAAACAGCTACGCAATCGGTTATATCGAAGCCCCACGCGGAGAGGATATCCACTGGATAATGCAAAGTGGTAGCCAAAAAGTATATAGATGGCGTGTCAAGGCCCCTACATTTAGCAACTGGCCAGCCCTAGCTCATCAGCTTCGTGGCTACACCGTCGCTGATGCCGCGCTTATCGTATGTAGCCTAGATCCTTGTTATTCATGCACCGAAAGGCTAACCGTAGTAGATATAAAAAGCGGAAAAAGCAAAATTTTAGCCGGAAAAGAGCTTAAAGCGATTTGCCAAAAAGGAAATTAG
- a CDS encoding 4Fe-4S dicluster domain-containing protein yields MKIFDLVKKKGVVTKPYPLAPYEMSENFRGRPEYTYALCIGCASCGVACPPNAISVKIEDEKSVVWRYDTGRCIFCGRCEEVCPTKAIKLSSKFELGVNFNRADLHVCGTMEAHNCSQCGKAFTSKRFVQTALSRIASSNMSDDRKKLAREYTQICPACKRENTAAKMRENDYQRIV; encoded by the coding sequence ATGAAAATTTTTGATTTAGTGAAAAAAAAGGGAGTTGTTACAAAGCCTTATCCGTTAGCGCCGTATGAAATGAGCGAAAATTTCAGAGGCCGCCCAGAATACACCTATGCTTTGTGCATTGGCTGCGCATCTTGTGGCGTGGCTTGCCCGCCAAACGCAATCAGCGTCAAAATCGAAGATGAAAAATCAGTAGTGTGGCGATACGATACTGGCAGGTGTATTTTTTGTGGTCGTTGCGAGGAGGTCTGCCCTACAAAAGCTATCAAACTTAGTTCTAAATTTGAACTAGGCGTGAATTTCAATCGAGCTGATTTGCATGTGTGTGGCACTATGGAGGCGCATAACTGCTCGCAGTGTGGAAAGGCCTTTACTTCGAAGCGTTTTGTCCAAACCGCGCTTAGTAGAATCGCGTCTTCGAATATGAGCGATGATCGCAAAAAGCTAGCCAGAGAATATACGCAAATTTGCCCTGCTTGCAAACGCGAAAACACAGCAGCGAAAATGCGAGAAAATGATTATCAAAGGATTGTGTGA
- a CDS encoding NADH-quinone oxidoreductase subunit B family protein: MSSGDDKLKFLKQIRRSFSVFRVDCGSCNGCEIEIFATLAPQWDPERFGFKLVANPRHADILLVTGPVTRQMYYPLLRAYEAIPEPKIVVALGACGSSGGIFHDSYAVWGGAQSVIPVDVFIPGCPPHPAGILYGLASALGLVDQKLKEQKFEKSENFIFTDKPSLVGDMAFEKSAYQKARFLMSYVHADELYDKFMDALRTSGEPKNPASVKTAVLNAISAEEDPRFKECLGIIYNDVYGKYFGAEKIDSKSLAWA, from the coding sequence ATGAGTAGTGGCGATGATAAATTAAAATTTTTAAAACAAATTAGGCGAAGTTTCAGCGTTTTTCGTGTCGATTGCGGTAGCTGTAATGGTTGCGAAATCGAGATTTTCGCCACTCTTGCTCCACAATGGGATCCAGAGAGATTTGGCTTCAAACTCGTCGCAAACCCGCGCCACGCCGATATTTTGCTCGTAACTGGGCCAGTTACTAGGCAGATGTATTATCCGCTTTTGCGCGCGTATGAGGCTATCCCTGAGCCAAAAATCGTCGTAGCCTTGGGCGCGTGCGGTTCAAGTGGCGGAATCTTCCACGATAGTTACGCCGTGTGGGGCGGTGCGCAAAGCGTAATTCCAGTCGATGTCTTTATCCCTGGCTGTCCTCCGCACCCAGCTGGCATTTTATACGGGCTAGCTAGCGCGCTTGGGCTAGTAGATCAAAAGCTAAAAGAGCAGAAATTTGAAAAAAGTGAGAATTTTATTTTCACAGATAAACCTTCGTTAGTAGGCGATATGGCGTTTGAAAAATCAGCTTACCAAAAGGCGAGATTTTTGATGAGCTATGTCCATGCTGACGAGCTTTATGACAAATTTATGGACGCGCTTCGCACAAGCGGTGAGCCTAAAAACCCTGCTAGCGTCAAAACAGCTGTTTTAAACGCGATTAGCGCAGAAGAGGATCCGAGATTTAAAGAGTGCTTGGGAATTATCTACAACGATGTGTATGGCAAGTATTTTGGCGCAGAAAAAATCGATTCAAAATCCCTTGCTTGGGCGTAA
- a CDS encoding transporter substrate-binding domain-containing protein — translation MKKLLCSLAGIACLGAGVASANTLDQIKSSKVLRIGVSEHMAPFSVLQSDGSFVGFEIDFAKEIAKAILGDEGRIEFVGVPQKERLDYVKDNKVDLLIAAYTRNEKRAQVVDFSVPYFSINLSTVSKRSAGIKSIEDLEGKRIAVIGESNSDVWVRKNPNITPVPCQNNKDCYDKVNRGEADAYMHNIVSVASVPVLDLNFEVSIPKIGETFFDCVVTQKGNRDMLQLVDQKIFELSQAGYFDKKYDETIGPFYNGNVPKHYFLLDDLYSQFLNM, via the coding sequence ATGAAAAAACTTCTTTGTTCATTGGCGGGCATAGCTTGCTTGGGTGCTGGCGTAGCCAGCGCAAACACGCTAGATCAAATCAAATCTAGCAAGGTTTTAAGAATCGGCGTGAGCGAGCACATGGCACCATTTAGCGTATTGCAAAGTGATGGCTCATTTGTGGGCTTTGAGATTGACTTCGCAAAAGAGATCGCAAAGGCTATTTTGGGCGATGAGGGCAGGATAGAGTTCGTAGGCGTGCCTCAAAAAGAGCGCCTAGACTATGTCAAAGACAACAAGGTCGATTTGCTAATCGCAGCATACACTAGAAACGAAAAACGCGCCCAAGTGGTTGATTTTTCGGTGCCGTATTTTTCTATCAATCTCTCAACCGTTTCAAAAAGATCAGCCGGTATCAAATCAATCGAGGATTTAGAGGGCAAAAGAATAGCTGTCATCGGCGAGAGCAACTCAGATGTTTGGGTGCGCAAAAACCCTAATATCACCCCAGTGCCATGCCAAAACAACAAAGACTGCTACGACAAGGTCAATCGTGGCGAGGCTGACGCGTATATGCACAATATCGTTTCAGTCGCCTCTGTGCCGGTGCTAGATCTAAATTTCGAAGTATCAATCCCAAAAATCGGCGAGACATTTTTCGACTGCGTCGTCACCCAAAAGGGCAACAGAGATATGCTACAATTGGTCGATCAAAAGATTTTCGAGCTCTCGCAAGCAGGGTATTTCGATAAAAAATACGATGAGACTATCGGGCCGTTTTATAACGGAAATGTCCCTAAACACTACTTTTTGTTAGACGATTTATACAGCCAATTTTTAAATATGTAA
- the yedE gene encoding YedE family putative selenium transporter, protein MPKSTILFIISGALLGLGGAALVHYGNPANMGVCAACFLRDTAGALGFHRAAAVQYIRPEIIGLIIGGFIASLISGEYRTLSASSPFTRFILGIFAMIGCLVFLGCPWRAFLRLGGGDMSAIAGVVGLFAGVACGRFFKASGYETERENELSKPLGAMPLIIGILLLLALISGVKFGENGAIFSSTTGPGSQHAPIFISLIVAIIIGAAMQRSKFCSVGALSRTFNGDFSMFWGIVAVIASATIANLAFGQYKFGFEAQPIAHNEFIWNFAGMALAGLCFSLCEGCPGKHLVQAGSGNLNSAIFIAGMACGGAIAHNFSLASSAKGISEFAPYAVALGFAFCAYFGIFSRQKA, encoded by the coding sequence ATGCCAAAATCAACCATACTTTTTATCATTTCAGGTGCCCTTCTAGGCCTTGGTGGAGCCGCGCTCGTGCATTATGGCAACCCCGCGAATATGGGCGTTTGCGCCGCGTGTTTCTTGCGCGATACAGCTGGTGCGCTCGGCTTTCACAGAGCGGCCGCGGTGCAATACATACGCCCAGAAATCATCGGCCTTATCATCGGCGGTTTTATCGCCTCGCTAATTAGCGGCGAGTATCGCACACTCTCAGCCTCATCGCCATTTACGAGATTTATCTTAGGGATTTTTGCGATGATTGGCTGTTTAGTATTTTTGGGCTGTCCGTGGAGAGCGTTTTTGCGCTTAGGCGGCGGCGATATGAGCGCAATCGCTGGCGTAGTGGGGCTATTTGCCGGGGTGGCTTGTGGCAGGTTTTTTAAGGCTAGCGGATACGAGACGGAGCGCGAAAACGAGCTTTCAAAACCACTTGGCGCCATGCCACTTATCATCGGAATTTTACTTTTGCTAGCACTCATTAGCGGGGTGAAATTCGGCGAAAACGGCGCGATTTTTAGCTCGACAACGGGCCCTGGTTCGCAACATGCGCCGATTTTTATCTCCCTAATCGTAGCCATCATCATCGGCGCGGCTATGCAAAGAAGCAAATTTTGCTCCGTTGGCGCACTTTCGCGCACTTTTAACGGCGATTTTTCTATGTTTTGGGGCATAGTGGCGGTGATCGCGAGTGCCACAATCGCAAATTTGGCCTTTGGGCAGTATAAATTCGGCTTCGAAGCTCAACCAATCGCGCATAACGAATTTATCTGGAATTTCGCCGGCATGGCATTGGCGGGGCTGTGCTTTTCGCTGTGCGAAGGCTGTCCTGGCAAACACCTAGTTCAGGCTGGAAGCGGAAATCTAAACTCTGCGATTTTCATCGCTGGCATGGCGTGTGGCGGGGCTATTGCGCATAATTTCTCGCTAGCTAGCTCGGCTAAGGGGATTAGCGAATTCGCGCCGTATGCAGTGGCGCTTGGCTTTGCGTTTTGTGCGTATTTTGGGATTTTTAGTAGGCAAAAAGCCTAA